The stretch of DNA tttttttaaatgtctgatTTGTATTTATATTTCTCTTCCTTTGACAGCACTGTTCTCCCCCATCTCTACCCTGGTCTGtgggtctgaaaaaaaaaaatatcctgcaACGTATAAATACCACAATATAAATATCTGAGTAATGCTTTGTGCTGTTGTGTGACTGTACAAACACGGAGACGACAGGCGCTGGTGTATGTAATAATAAAGTGTTTTATTGTAAGTGGTGAGCAAGTCACCGTGAGAAAAATCTCCATTGCAGAAATGACAGTGCAACGACTGAGTGGACGCCGCCATCCACGGCCAGTACTGGTCCCCAGAGTGAAGGGAAAAAAGAAAAACCCAAACATTACCGCTCCAGCTAGAATctgtaaaacagaaaaaaaaaaactgtcagtaAGTGGCATCATACCGCTCTCATCTGCAGCCATCAGCTTATGATCCAGAGAGCCTCTATAGGAAAAAGACTGGATTATGGGCGCTGGCGCGTGTACAAAACCCCTggtcatatattaaaaaaaaaaaccctgtagtTAGTAAAGGGGGACACTCATATTTCATCTGTAGCTCAGCTGGACCAAGCATACAAGACAGCCCATGAATTTTATCCATTTCTCctgtggtggtggtgctgtagaggaattaaagggaatctgtcacctaaagaCACGTTATTTACCTGTAGATATAGGGGTCATTGAAATAGGACTAATTTACGGGTAATAATTAGTGATAagtgaatagcattgttgcttGGGTCTCCCCTCAGGTGATCACCGAGTATTTCggcctgctcggagatttagattttgtcaacgcagctgcacgatttatggctgctggacagcctgaatacatgtgaggattccctaacaaccaggcaacccccacatgtactcaggctggctagtagccgcaaatcCTGCAGCTGCGTGtcaaaaactaaatttctgagcactaaacactcctgagcaacgagtatactcactcatcactaataataataatctttatttatatagcgccaacatattccacagtgccttACAGAGTAACTGGTGTTTCTATAAATAACAGGTTCCTTTAAAatacaaaagagttacatttcccCACAATTATAGCTTATGTCCAAAAGTCACCTAAAAGTGGtgatccactacttggacaacccttttTCAACCCAGATGTTTGCCCctggtaaaataataacacttgtaCTCACATCTGGTGCGGGCAGCGTTCCAGCACAGTTTCTCCCGGGGTTTGCGTGATATTAAGTCACGTGATCCCTTTGGCCAATCAGTGGCCACTTCACTCTCCCAAACTTTGGACTAATCGCTTACATCCAGAGGAAGCGAGAGCTACTGCAGCTCTTATCTCCTCCAGATATATGTGGTGAGAAGTGGCTGCTGATTGGCCAAAAGAATCACGTGACTTAATATCACGCAAGCCCCGGGAGAAACTGTGCTTGAACGCTGCCAGCACCAGAGGTGAGTACAAGTGTTATTTTACTGGGGGCAACTCCTTTTAATAAGTCATTGCAGTAAAAAGCATGGTCTATAGCAAACAACCTCAAACACACAGGCCCTGATCTCTCGTACGCCAGTCTTAACGATGACTGTGCAGGAATACGAAGCGCCAAATTCAGTAAGAGCCGCGTGCCACAATGACTTTGGCACAGCTTACCCGTGACGTGCTCCTCCatgtgccagaaatcttactcccacCACAGACATCTCAGCCACATACAGGGAGATTTACTACAGTATAGCTACATTTTTTGTGCAATGGGTGAAATCCACAGTGGAAAAACGATTGCTGGTTGATTAGGTAGCCTCCCCGTCTACAACGGGGTAAGCGTGCATTCACACTTTTGTTTGAGAAGTCCAAAGTGgtgacgattttttattttttttccacagcagTCGGATCCACAGATCCATATACACATCTGTGAACAATGACGGATGGGCGAGATCTATGAAACTCAGCATTTCCTATACAGATGTGATGCGGAGGCTCAGAATAGCACATTACTCCGCGAGTCTGTGTGATATCCAATGAATCAATTGTCTGCAAattaagatactgatttggcttttatcctaagtcatattgcaggactcgttaaagggttgattgtgacttgtaggatcgctacttccaacaggtggcgctatagagtttacgtcctctttttctcagaagaggcaatttgcatattacattgtgCAGGACACTGATGGCATATGGATGTGTGGACGCTTACAAGCAGTGCTGGAAGGGGAAGAAGCAATCCCTGCCTAGCCTACATTGCTCAgatacattaaaggggttgtatggAGATGTCCCCTTTTTAGTTTCAGCAGCAGGTTTCTGGGGGTACACACTGGAGGGGCTATAGGAGTATGGTGCTTGTGATCTGTCTAGGACTCTGCATATGTACGATGTGGGGATAATGGGACGACCTGAATGCTCCATCTCTACAGCGAGCCTGATCCAGCAACCCATCCATCCAAGGCTGTGTGCACCAGACATCTGATACACTTGTGCCAACCCGCAGAGTCCAAGAGAAGGACACAAACGGGATCTGCCACTAGGCTTATtctacctcatctgaaagcagcataatgtagctgCAGGGACCCtggttccagcgatgtgtcacttagtttactgggtgaagCGGTTGTATCACAGAGTTCTTAgatgaagcagagctcagaaagctgcccacaccacagctcttgtgtacattgtatattacCAGTGAGTTGTTTACTAGGgaggagcgaatagcattgttactcgggtggtctccgagtatttgttagtgctcgaacatttagttttcttcaccccagctgcatgatttacggctgctggacaggctgaatacatgtgaagaattccctaacaaaaaggcattcctcacatgtactcaggctgtctagcagccataaatcatgcagctggagcgatgaaaactaaatgtctgagcactaacaaatactcgagacccgagcaacaatgctattcactcatcactattgtttATCAGTAGAGGGTGTGCGGTTGGACCACTTGGCACTGGGAAACTAGTCTGGGCAGTGATAATCTTGTGGTGATAAAACATTTGTTGTatggaaactacagcacacagcctgctaagtgacacatcgctgaaatcaggctCTTGGCCCCTTCTCATGCTGTCATCAGATTTCATAGCaataaactgctgacagattccctttaaggacgaGTCAGTATTTTTTGTCCTGAAGCACACTTTTTGGTCATTTCCTGAGCGTTTGTTTTATCGCTGCTGACCACTGGTATTTTTTTCTAATGCTTTTCCAAAACTTTTGGATCTATTCTTTCTgacaggaattttttttaaaagttttattACTCCATTCAGCAATGAAGAAATCACTAACTGAGGTGAAGACCCTGAGAAAACGCTCAAAAAAAGTCTGAGCGTCTTGACTATTCCCTCTGATAAAGCAGAGTGTCGTCCGTGTGCAATACACAAGAGAATGGTTGggtcatgctttgcaaaaaagaaaaaaaaaaaaaaagcatgaaccgcacatcccaaaatcatacgttgatctaaagccgctaggcaaaaattaatataactgaatatgaggttttcagtttaacattctgatcagactgtatgaagcccactgccccgtcacggcaaacctcgtagtgggtcctaacgccctgaCCCTGGTTGGCTCAGTTGTTGTTTTTCTTGATgagtctttggaaacctgaagtggttaaaagacgtCAAAAGCCTGAACATGTGAACAGCGAGTAGCTATGATACAGAAAGGCAGATGTTCATGGTTTTGAGCGTTTTCTGAGCATTTTTTTGGGGTGGGTTTCAGGGAGGACCTGCTTAAAAAAAGACTTTGTATGCACATACCCCAAGATAGATTAGTTGTGGCCTTTTTTGTGCTTCTTCTAATGTCACCATTAAAGGCTTATGGAAAAAAAATGGGAACAATATTCTCCGCTGTTACTCAACACGGTATGAAATAAGCCAGAGTCTCAGGGTCACCATCTTCTACTTACCACCATGGTCACACGTAAATCCCGACCCACAAGAGAAGAAACAAAACTCCAAATCCCATGAAGAGCGAGGCCACCAGTGAAATAAGGAGCTCCTTGTAAACGTCCCTTGTGTATTTGGTGGACGTCACCTCGTAGCTTTAGTAATCCATTAAGGAAGAGCAGCTTCTGAAGAGGACACTAGGACGCAGGACTTTCCACATAAAAGGTTCACTGTGTAAATCTACGATTTGGGGCAATACGTGGCTTCTAGCCTATTGCAGCTACAGGTGTATATGTTCGAGTCCTTGCGGCTGCATGATTCATGGCTGCTAGACagctgtaacacatgcagggatttcctgtttgataGACAACCACAACAATGTGTcacagctgtctaacagccacgaatcatgcagccgcagggactcaaacataatatacgagcacgtccaagatactcagataacacccaagcatgctcagataacaccttattcgagcactCTCACTCATCACTAACGTGCATGTTTCTTCATGCATCTGGAGCGTCAGACGAGTGGCGTGCGCCTCCGTGCACTGCGCCAGAAGTCTCACTCCTGTCAGGTATTGGAATGACATTTCCAGTGTACATACTGCTGCAGCTCTTCACGAGTTACACAAGCTTTGGTATCCCGCCCCGGTTACACCCAtttcagcagagcagggagaaactGGGGTGAAGACCCCAAAAAGTCGCCTAAATTTTACAACTTTTCAAACATTTTGCTCCAGAAATCGGCACTAAAGCTATGATTTTTTGGACCCTACATTTTGGATAATCATTGATGCATGATCCCCTCCACTGGTGCAGAATGAATTAGACTGACACATGATGTGGACGATGTGGGCACACCGCCGGCACAGATACTGTGCCATTACCAGGACTTTATAGGCTTTTAAGCAGATTGTTGGAGGTGCACTACAAGGCCTCCTTCGGACCGCTGTATTTGGGGTCAGTGTGAGTAATGGACAGCCCCTGCACACACGCTGACCAATACTTATCCATGTGCAAGAGAACACAAGCGATTTTCCGCATTGAATGGATAAAACAAACAATTGCAGCACTATTCTATTTCTGCAGCCCAGAAGAGTGCATGAAATAGGAGGGCGTTCTGCACCCATCCACAGCCGCTGCAGATTTGAGAGAGATTTTGGGGTGAAATCATACACTGAAGAAAAGCTACAGACTGTACCTATGGATGCACACAGGTAAAAATGCAGCAGACTAAAGTAACAAGTCATGCAAATAAGAAACCTCATCTTTCAGCTGCATATTTTTTACTGACAAAAATAGACTGGTTGCGAATATTACTTTCTGGGgcaaaaagggtttgctgtagatgtTCTTTTTTTCCTCCCTGAGTTCAATAGGTAAATCCTATTGTTGCAGGGTTACCTACATACCCAGAGAAACAAAATTGCAGGAGGGTATATTGGtttcttaaaattaaaaaaaaaaaaaaatttccaaatatgTTGTATGTGAAACAATTGATACCTATCTGACAATTATAACATATCCTGTTAATATGGTATAAATGTTCAGagtgcaaaaatgcaccaaatacataaaaaaaatatgGAAATATATCAAATTTGACGCCAGCTTGTTGATAGTTCCCAGGCAGCAGGAGGAGGTATATGTTCCCAGTATGCCTTCGTTAACACTTGCGGTTGGATAGTCTGTCTCTTTTGTTTTTAGGAACAGAAACAAAAGTTATGCTGAAAATGAATCCTTTGCATTGGAAGCAGAGAGGCCCTGTGGACTATTATGGGGTCTGTCTGGGTTCTGTTgtgtcaggtttttttttcattccaaACATATCCACATGATCATAGTCTCTGGAGCTCCTTTGCAACCTTTTGCAGTTATGCATAAATTCCTCTTACCTGTTCCTAAAAACAAAACTTTCCCGAATGCAGGTGTGAATATGGCCTTAAAAAAACAAGGAAAGTGCGATATTACATTTACATGTCAGGACTTTATAGCAAAATGCTGCCACATGCTGAGCCCCCTGTACTGTACAACAGACTTTCTCACATCGCTCCACTTTCTGACTTCCTTTGGAAGATAGTGTCATGCACAAAAGGGTCCTTGTTCTATCGGTCTGCAGTAAAAGGATACACGAAGAACCACGCCGTGAAAAACATTCCAATGGCCAGAAGCACGACTGTAAGGTGTGGAAACACGGCCGGATTCACCGGACTTGTATATCTGCTCATTGCTTCCAGCTCCTGGGGATAAAAAGATAAGAAAGTGATGAGACCAAGTAAATAAGACATGAACAGCAGCATGACATTGCCCAGTGCTGAAACACCCACGGAGATATGTCACGTGTAGCTAATAAGTGGGTACGGACGGCAGCTGGACAATCACAGGGGCTCATTCTCATAAGACACTTATAATAAATGGACATTTATCACCGGCACACAGGAGTCCCCAATTCACCCTCCGAGCAACAACCAAGGTGATAAGTTACTGGCGGTCTGACCACCAAGAACAAGCTCTTCAGCGAGGGTGCACATGCTCAGTATCCACCCCATTCATGGTCAATGAGACTGCCAGAAATAACAGAGGACAGACCTCTGCTTTCTCCCGCAAACCAACAGACGATGAATAAAGCAGAAGTCCAACATGAGCCCCCTTGCTCCATTCAGAGAGAGGCTGCAGAGTCCTGATATTAGGGTCACTGGGGCTTCCAGTCATGACCTCCATCTAGTATCCCCCCAGCCCCCATCCTTTGGTTAGGGGATAACTTGCTTTATTGGGATTATCTATTTAATAGAGATACCATTAAGTGTCCCTATCCTCATTAAGAACAGGTCTGTTTTAGTAAAAACTTGTATTCCCCAGAGGATCACCAAGTTGGATCAAGTTTCCTTGAAGCTCATCATTGCACTGCTCCAGTTTTTCATTCTCGAAATCTATCaaaggggttgtctcaagtttgttaaattgcaaagtgcttgtaaaaacaaggatCGTTAACATTATAGTTTATATTTCGTGTTCCCACACAATCACTCATCGTTCAGTTTAGATCCGGCAGTGTTGCCCTGTGCAGGAGCACATCCCTTTTATATGTGGGAATGGTAACTCACAGTTAGTATATAAGCACAACGGATACAGTAACAGATACAGCAAACTGGGATCTGAAATTTAACTTTTAAAAACCATAATCTAAAAGAGTCACATAACAAAAAGTGCAAATGTGCCACAATAATGGACACAACAACCAGATTTGGTATCAAGAGAGATCCCCCCAAACTACTTGCTACAGGGTTAAATATAACATGTGGCCTCCTTAACCACAGGTACATATACCATTACTGAGACACTTTTTTCATTGACCCAGATAAGGATCAAAGATTGAACCTATAGTCAAGTGAATGCTGGAGCAGTGTTAATGCCAAGTCCATTCCTAGTACGTAGTAGCTATCAATATCCC from Ranitomeya imitator isolate aRanImi1 chromosome 9, aRanImi1.pri, whole genome shotgun sequence encodes:
- the TMEM258 gene encoding transmembrane protein 258; this translates as MELEAMSRYTSPVNPAVFPHLTVVLLAIGMFFTAWFFVYEVTSTKYTRDVYKELLISLVASLFMGFGVLFLLLWVGIYV